Proteins from a single region of Allofrancisella inopinata:
- the prfB gene encoding peptide chain release factor 2 (programmed frameshift) gives MESVNYRTLLKGLSSRIESLRGYLDYDVKKEKLTEILMELEDGSIWDNPEHAQNLGKQKVELENIVLTCEHITDTLGTLTELLELAQEDESLIQEIAKDTHEITQEIEKLEFRRMFSKKMDPNNAYLDIQSGSGGTEAQDWAEMLMRMYMRWSDSHGFKVTIDNVSDGDVAGIKGCTLKIEGEYAYGWLRTETGIHRLVRKSPFDSNNKRHTSFASVFISPEVDDNIDVEINPADLRVDTYRASGAGGQHVNKTDSAVRITHLPTNIVVQSQSDRSQHKNRENAMKQLKSKLYEMELQKRNAEKNALEDSKSDIGWGSQIRSYVLDQSRIKDLRTGVENTNTQAVLDGDLDKFIEASLKSGL, from the exons ATGGAATCAGTAAACTATAGAACTTTATTAAAGGGTTTATCTAGTCGTATAGAATCATTACGAGGCTATCTT GACTATGATGTCAAAAAAGAAAAATTAACAGAAATTTTAATGGAGCTAGAAGATGGCTCTATATGGGATAATCCTGAACACGCACAAAACCTAGGCAAACAAAAGGTTGAACTAGAAAACATTGTGTTAACTTGTGAACATATTACAGACACTTTAGGAACTTTAACAGAACTTCTTGAGTTAGCACAAGAGGATGAATCTTTAATCCAAGAGATTGCGAAAGATACTCATGAGATTACTCAAGAAATTGAGAAGCTAGAATTTAGAAGAATGTTTTCTAAAAAGATGGATCCTAATAATGCTTATCTAGATATTCAGTCTGGTTCTGGAGGAACAGAAGCACAAGACTGGGCTGAAATGTTAATGCGAATGTATATGCGTTGGTCAGATAGTCATGGTTTTAAAGTTACGATAGATAATGTCTCAGATGGTGATGTTGCAGGTATAAAAGGATGTACTTTAAAAATTGAAGGTGAATATGCATATGGATGGTTAAGGACAGAAACAGGGATTCATAGGCTAGTTAGAAAATCACCCTTTGATTCTAATAATAAAAGACATACATCGTTTGCTTCAGTGTTTATATCACCTGAAGTTGATGATAATATCGATGTTGAGATTAATCCAGCTGATTTGAGGGTGGATACATATAGAGCATCAGGAGCTGGTGGCCAGCATGTTAACAAAACTGATTCAGCTGTTAGGATAACTCACTTACCAACAAATATTGTGGTTCAGAGTCAAAGCGATAGATCTCAGCATAAAAATAGAGAAAATGCTATGAAACAGTTAAAATCTAAGCTGTATGAGATGGAGCTACAAAAACGAAACGCTGAAAAAAATGCTTTAGAAGATTCAAAATCTGATATTGGTTGGGGAAGTCAAATTCGCTCTTATGTTTTAGATCAATCTCGTATTAAAGATCTAAGAACAGGTGTGGAAAACACAAATACTCAAGCAGTATTAGATGGTGATTTAGATAAATTTATAGAAGCAAGCTTAAAAAGTGGTTTATAG
- a CDS encoding nitroreductase: MNVIDALKKRKSVRKFLEKPIPPELLVKLFEAAKWTPSSKNTQPWKIAVISGEKKENLMNKILKAHKEGQKPCMEYGYEGEELDGELKQRAIKCGHDLYSALGITREDKDKRLQQWAKNYLSFESPTTVFIFKYHNTGISGYMDCGMLIQSIMLAAIDLGLATCPQASLAHYPDVVKQELGYKDYILLCGIAIGYEDTQDRVNKYRTGREKLNNFVNFI, translated from the coding sequence ATGAATGTAATTGATGCATTAAAAAAGCGTAAATCTGTTAGGAAATTTCTAGAGAAACCTATACCTCCAGAACTCCTTGTTAAATTATTTGAAGCTGCAAAATGGACGCCTTCTAGCAAAAACACCCAACCATGGAAGATAGCTGTCATCAGCGGAGAAAAAAAAGAAAATTTAATGAACAAAATACTTAAAGCTCATAAAGAAGGACAAAAACCATGCATGGAATACGGGTATGAAGGTGAAGAATTAGATGGCGAACTAAAGCAAAGAGCTATAAAGTGTGGACACGATCTATATAGTGCTTTAGGAATAACCAGAGAGGATAAAGATAAACGATTACAACAATGGGCAAAAAACTATCTTTCTTTTGAATCACCGACTACGGTATTTATATTTAAGTACCATAATACAGGAATTAGTGGCTACATGGACTGTGGGATGCTAATCCAATCTATAATGCTAGCAGCAATTGATCTAGGGTTAGCAACATGCCCCCAAGCGTCATTAGCACACTATCCAGATGTAGTAAAACAAGAGTTAGGCTACAAAGATTATATATTGTTATGTGGTATCGCTATAGGATACGAAGATACTCAAGATAGAGTAAATAAATATAGGACAGGAAGAGAAAAATTAAATAATTTTGTTAATTTTATATAA
- a CDS encoding LysR family transcriptional regulator, whose protein sequence is MNIDFSKDIIEATRYFIKVVELGSYSSVKKFYNVELNTIKSKIDILENYLGVKLIQNIHNRITPTKNGVKYFHSCSKIYKDLESTIDSVKNNGFKERRAIRILGSPLSIKVTIDRVIPKLNQDSTSNLRFTLDNYALNHLDGKEYQFETYDVILINTKHLEHIDLNDWIICKSVNTAKLPALIYGDKNFIKDLHNEPQKVLETDLVFNRYDWDHNIFNFIHKEDAEDNHQNKTYRFNPNKIKYLVSNEVQKSNIIKKENVIGFMPKFYYDSLMKDSEYIDFIRGFEVDFHIESFLVLVYKYSKHKDKLVEAFRTELLELLGNDLDDPNDSNS, encoded by the coding sequence ATGAATATTGATTTCAGCAAAGACATTATTGAGGCAACTCGTTATTTCATCAAGGTAGTAGAACTAGGATCATACAGCTCTGTAAAGAAATTCTATAACGTTGAACTTAACACTATAAAAAGCAAGATAGACATATTAGAAAATTATCTTGGAGTTAAACTCATACAAAATATACACAATCGCATCACCCCAACAAAAAATGGTGTCAAATATTTTCATTCTTGTAGCAAAATTTATAAGGATTTAGAAAGCACTATAGATAGCGTTAAAAATAATGGGTTTAAAGAAAGACGAGCTATAAGAATATTAGGGTCTCCACTTTCTATAAAAGTAACTATAGATAGAGTAATACCTAAACTAAATCAAGACTCCACTAGCAACTTAAGGTTTACCTTAGACAATTATGCCTTAAACCATCTAGACGGTAAAGAATATCAGTTTGAGACATATGATGTAATCTTAATAAATACAAAACATCTGGAACATATTGATTTAAATGATTGGATAATTTGTAAATCTGTCAATACCGCAAAACTACCTGCTCTAATATATGGGGATAAAAATTTTATAAAAGACTTACATAACGAGCCTCAGAAAGTTCTAGAGACAGATTTGGTATTTAATCGATATGACTGGGACCACAATATTTTCAACTTCATACATAAAGAAGATGCTGAAGATAACCATCAAAACAAAACCTATAGGTTCAATCCTAATAAAATAAAATATCTAGTTAGTAATGAAGTACAGAAATCTAATATTATAAAAAAAGAGAATGTAATTGGTTTTATGCCTAAATTCTACTACGACTCACTGATGAAAGATTCCGAATATATTGATTTCATAAGAGGCTTTGAGGTAGATTTTCACATAGAATCTTTTTTAGTTTTAGTATACAAGTATTCAAAGCATAAAGATAAGTTAGTTGAGGCATTTAGAACTGAGTTGTTAGAATTATTAGGAAATGATTTAGACGATCCTAACGATAGTAACAGTTAA
- a CDS encoding cytochrome b — MLKRDQVKKIIMALHWFTVVLLILVFISIEFRSTFGKNTVFYNFMKSSHLYIGFSILFLTICRIILKQFAIFQRPDYSFLRDFSAKVVHGFLYSWLIIMPILGWCIISAKGTYTIPFGLPSILDTMPKEQVIQLKNMHEYLAYLGLGIVFVHILVGLSNYLLTSRTISYSKIKVSKNANKYKEKVFK, encoded by the coding sequence ATGCTAAAAAGAGATCAAGTTAAAAAAATTATTATGGCCCTTCACTGGTTTACGGTCGTTTTGTTAATCTTAGTATTTATATCTATAGAGTTTAGAAGCACTTTTGGTAAAAACACAGTTTTTTACAATTTTATGAAAAGCTCGCACTTATATATAGGTTTTAGTATTTTATTTTTAACCATTTGTAGGATTATTTTAAAGCAGTTTGCTATATTTCAGAGACCAGATTATAGTTTTTTGCGTGATTTTTCGGCCAAAGTAGTTCATGGGTTTTTATATTCTTGGTTAATAATTATGCCTATTTTAGGTTGGTGTATAATAAGTGCAAAAGGTACATATACGATACCATTTGGATTGCCAAGTATTCTCGACACTATGCCAAAAGAACAAGTTATACAGTTAAAGAATATGCATGAATACTTAGCATATCTTGGGTTAGGTATAGTATTTGTTCATATTTTAGTAGGTTTATCTAATTATTTATTAACAAGTAGAACTATTTCTTATTCGAAAATAAAAGTTTCTAAAAACGCTAACAAATATAAGGAGAAAGTTTTCAAATAA
- a CDS encoding inorganic phosphate transporter: MVTSMLIIIICVALFFEFTNGFHDAANVVATPIATKSLTPYQAIGLAAFFNFLGAFFGTAVAATISKGLVDTSVVSDIVLVSALLGAISWNFFTWYFGIPSSSSHALIGSLVGAVIVGASYKDVNYITVVNKVLVPMISSPILAFFVALIVCIVLLNIFTQVKNVRLTNKYIRELQVVSTSLLSFSHGSNDAQKTMSIITLALLSAGLVQSTVVPDWVIIVCGAAMGLGTLSGGKKIIKTLSTKLSKLEPTNAVSAELSSGLLVLGASHIGLPVSTTQVASGSIMGAGFADSGVNWRVVKKLATAWLLTIPACIFVTGIIYTILYHSFGSF, translated from the coding sequence ATGGTTACCTCAATGTTAATAATAATCATTTGCGTGGCTTTATTTTTTGAGTTTACAAATGGTTTTCACGATGCAGCAAATGTTGTTGCTACGCCAATAGCTACTAAATCTTTAACACCGTATCAAGCTATAGGTCTAGCTGCTTTTTTTAATTTTTTAGGAGCATTTTTTGGTACAGCTGTGGCAGCTACTATCTCAAAAGGCCTTGTAGATACAAGTGTAGTTTCGGACATAGTTCTTGTATCTGCGCTATTAGGAGCTATAAGCTGGAATTTTTTTACATGGTATTTTGGTATACCATCAAGCTCATCCCACGCTTTAATAGGCTCTTTAGTGGGAGCTGTTATAGTAGGAGCTAGCTATAAAGACGTCAATTACATTACAGTAGTTAATAAGGTTCTTGTACCAATGATTAGCTCACCTATTTTGGCTTTTTTCGTAGCTTTAATTGTTTGTATAGTGCTGTTAAACATTTTTACGCAAGTAAAAAATGTAAGACTTACTAATAAATACATTAGGGAGTTACAAGTAGTATCAACTAGTTTATTATCCTTTTCGCATGGTTCAAATGATGCTCAAAAAACTATGTCAATTATAACCTTAGCATTATTAAGTGCCGGTTTAGTACAGAGTACTGTAGTTCCAGATTGGGTTATAATAGTTTGTGGTGCAGCTATGGGTTTGGGGACTCTTTCTGGTGGTAAAAAAATCATAAAAACCTTAAGTACAAAACTTTCGAAACTTGAGCCTACAAATGCTGTTTCAGCTGAGTTAAGTTCAGGATTATTAGTTTTAGGTGCTTCTCATATAGGCTTACCAGTTAGTACTACTCAAGTTGCATCAGGTTCAATCATGGGTGCTGGCTTTGCTGATTCAGGAGTTAATTGGAGAGTTGTTAAAAAGCTAGCAACCGCATGGCTACTAACCATCCCTGCGTGTATCTTTGTTACAGGGATCATCTATACGATACTATATCATTCTTTTGGTAGTTTTTAG
- a CDS encoding DUF47 family protein, translating into MLRKLVKTLIPSQDKIFFDLLIQATESVEESARILDQIMKEKDNLTISELAEELRLTRTVTVELANKIDHELARYFVTPIDRVELHNIITLLSKLNKRIVRAYRYMQILMEEERGNVNLYLSNCVETLRKMTKVLDGMMKAFSKGDYKTLKSLYTRITVLDENVLEDLGYALKKFSHFEEGDIIFIMKVKDIYKTIENAISTCTAVAESIMRIYVKEV; encoded by the coding sequence ATGTTGCGAAAACTAGTAAAAACCTTAATTCCAAGTCAAGATAAGATATTTTTTGACCTATTGATACAGGCTACAGAGAGTGTAGAGGAGTCAGCAAGGATTTTAGATCAGATAATGAAAGAAAAAGATAATCTAACCATATCTGAACTTGCAGAAGAGTTAAGATTAACTAGAACTGTCACAGTTGAGTTGGCTAATAAAATTGATCATGAGTTAGCCAGATATTTTGTAACACCTATAGATAGAGTCGAATTACATAATATTATAACTTTACTTTCAAAGCTAAATAAGCGAATCGTAAGAGCTTATCGCTATATGCAAATCCTAATGGAAGAGGAAAGAGGCAACGTTAACCTATATTTATCAAACTGTGTTGAAACTCTTAGAAAAATGACAAAAGTTCTAGATGGTATGATGAAAGCTTTTAGTAAAGGCGATTATAAAACTCTTAAATCACTTTATACAAGAATAACTGTTTTAGATGAGAATGTTTTAGAGGATTTAGGCTATGCTCTTAAGAAATTCTCTCATTTTGAAGAGGGTGATATTATTTTTATAATGAAGGTTAAAGATATCTACAAAACCATAGAGAATGCTATTTCAACTTGTACAGCTGTTGCAGAATCAATAATGAGAATATATGTGAAAGAAGTTTAA
- a CDS encoding hydrolase, with protein MQTKIFSVKGGLSFPVYERLYGFQDKGISLGGAQDQLSFRVAYQLFNQPLDFQAIEMIYPAKITAEEDMLFILCGATYENTSMGGKQVVYNQIQFLKKGDTLEFSGIKTGFRTLMFAIAQTSNQIVDIGKKRSKEIEQFIDSNYKNNYIRVIKGPEFGILEDNGFFEQVWTISPNSSQMGISLDGNALSIKKVEMISQPVVDGTIQLSPGGPIVLMRHRQTVGGYPRVATVVEPDINKLAQFVPKAHLRFKLVSFDEAIELNSKFNTLFTKNLFS; from the coding sequence ATGCAAACAAAAATATTTTCCGTGAAAGGAGGGTTATCGTTCCCTGTTTATGAAAGGCTATATGGATTTCAAGATAAAGGTATATCTCTTGGTGGTGCCCAAGATCAATTAAGTTTTAGAGTTGCTTATCAGTTATTTAATCAACCTTTAGATTTTCAAGCTATAGAGATGATTTATCCTGCGAAAATAACAGCCGAAGAAGATATGCTTTTTATATTGTGTGGAGCAACTTACGAAAATACTTCTATGGGAGGCAAACAAGTAGTATACAACCAAATACAGTTTTTAAAAAAAGGAGATACTCTAGAATTCAGTGGTATTAAGACTGGTTTTCGTACTTTAATGTTTGCTATAGCTCAAACTTCCAACCAAATTGTAGATATTGGTAAGAAAAGGTCAAAAGAAATTGAGCAGTTTATAGATTCAAACTATAAAAATAACTATATCCGAGTAATTAAGGGTCCAGAGTTTGGTATTCTAGAAGATAATGGTTTTTTTGAGCAAGTTTGGACAATATCACCAAACTCAAGTCAAATGGGAATCTCTCTAGATGGTAATGCTTTGTCTATTAAGAAAGTAGAAATGATCTCACAACCTGTAGTTGATGGTACAATACAGCTCTCTCCAGGCGGACCGATAGTTTTGATGCGCCATAGACAAACTGTAGGTGGTTATCCAAGAGTGGCTACAGTCGTTGAGCCAGATATAAACAAACTTGCTCAGTTTGTACCAAAAGCCCATTTAAGATTTAAGCTTGTTAGTTTCGATGAAGCAATAGAATTAAATTCTAAGTTTAATACTCTTTTTACAAAAAATCTTTTTTCGTAA
- a CDS encoding 5-oxoprolinase subunit PxpA has product MFSVNCDLGERGVAHPTDDELVNYIDIANIACSGHAGDKQSVEYYTKLCNENNVKITAHISYPDKQNFGRKVISIDNTTLQKSFDQQLALFDGNIKAIKPHGALYNQLNVDDKLANFFVTWCLDSDIEELLVSPVGILRKYAEQNGIKVLKESFAERGYMLDKNNNPMLIPRGMPNAEIHDLSKALSQYMDLKEGFIRIAGKKVTFNSETICVHSDSKIALALVKEIYNHKG; this is encoded by the coding sequence ATGTTTTCAGTTAACTGTGATTTAGGAGAAAGAGGAGTAGCTCATCCAACAGATGATGAGTTAGTCAATTATATTGATATTGCAAATATAGCTTGCTCTGGACATGCTGGCGATAAGCAAAGCGTTGAGTATTATACAAAGCTTTGTAATGAGAATAACGTTAAAATAACTGCTCATATATCTTACCCAGACAAACAAAACTTTGGTAGAAAAGTTATTAGTATTGATAATACCACTTTACAAAAGTCTTTTGATCAGCAGCTAGCTCTTTTTGATGGTAATATAAAAGCTATTAAGCCACATGGGGCATTATATAATCAATTAAACGTTGATGATAAGTTAGCTAATTTTTTTGTAACATGGTGCTTAGATAGCGATATAGAAGAGCTTTTAGTTAGTCCTGTTGGTATATTACGAAAATACGCAGAACAAAATGGTATAAAGGTACTTAAAGAAAGTTTTGCAGAAAGGGGGTATATGTTAGATAAAAATAATAATCCTATGCTTATTCCCAGGGGTATGCCAAATGCAGAAATTCATGATTTAAGCAAGGCACTGTCTCAATATATGGATTTAAAAGAAGGTTTTATAAGGATAGCTGGTAAAAAAGTTACATTTAATTCCGAGACGATTTGTGTCCATTCTGATAGTAAAATAGCACTAGCGCTTGTAAAAGAAATATATAATCATAAAGGCTAA
- a CDS encoding 5-oxoprolinase subunit B family protein, whose product MGYYFLSESCFVYNLSDRLSIDDNLKILRIYKSISEDKSFCNDLKIHDIVPAYNSIAFHFLYTNDFLSLQNKILGRIESADYSSYIEFKTHYIDVEYSGVDLESASQKLGLSVPEIIKRHTASEYHIAMLGFKPYLPYLLGLDTSLSLPRLATPRNKIEVGSVGIGGSQTTIFTTDTPSGWNIIGKTAFRDFSSFSPADKVIFREI is encoded by the coding sequence ATGGGTTACTATTTTTTAAGTGAAAGCTGCTTTGTTTATAACCTAAGTGATCGACTTTCTATAGATGATAATCTTAAGATCCTTAGAATTTATAAATCTATTTCAGAAGATAAGTCATTTTGTAACGATTTAAAGATTCATGACATTGTACCGGCATATAACTCAATAGCTTTTCATTTTCTTTATACTAATGATTTTTTATCCTTACAAAACAAAATCCTTGGAAGAATAGAATCAGCTGATTATAGTAGCTATATAGAATTTAAAACACATTATATTGATGTTGAGTATAGTGGTGTAGATTTAGAATCTGCTTCACAAAAACTAGGTTTAAGTGTGCCGGAAATAATAAAAAGACACACAGCATCAGAATATCATATAGCAATGCTTGGGTTTAAACCGTACTTACCTTATTTATTGGGACTAGATACTAGTCTAAGTTTACCTAGGCTGGCTACGCCAAGAAATAAAATAGAAGTTGGCTCTGTTGGGATAGGTGGCTCGCAGACTACTATATTTACAACAGATACTCCTAGTGGTTGGAATATTATTGGTAAAACAGCTTTTAGAGATTTTTCTAGTTTTAGCCCAGCAGATAAAGTAATTTTTAGGGAAATTTAG
- a CDS encoding MFS transporter, translating into MKKLLVLLASSAEWYEFTVYSFCAGYIGAAFFPFNNSFTNFLFAFGAFAVGFLARPLGGIIFGYIGDKKSRISALAWAAFFMGVPTVGMALLPPYTMIGILAPLLLVVFRILQGIAIGGQYSGSVVILIEGETTALGKAKASANVIASAFGGILLAIVSFQVISYFIPDELMANGGWRILFAVAILLVILSFFIKHSGAKEEKSAPKTQVKLTLLFLEYKASILYMILLCFPGAVVAYFQITILPNIIKEVLGQTHTNVALLTTISLAVFIGSCALAARLTKFFATKAIITAGLVLMLILPLPMYALYKANSELLVFFFIVMGVIFGIFYGNIMVIFTDCFPKNVRYTGFALAYNIGFGVYGGLLPFVCFYLAGKFSDYAAVGVICLSAIVGLITLYTLEPEICKKVPQNKTKL; encoded by the coding sequence ATGAAAAAACTACTAGTCCTTCTTGCAAGTTCAGCAGAGTGGTATGAATTTACTGTGTATTCATTTTGTGCAGGATATATAGGCGCTGCATTTTTTCCATTTAATAACTCTTTCACCAACTTTTTATTTGCTTTTGGTGCTTTTGCTGTAGGTTTTCTTGCTAGACCACTTGGGGGAATTATTTTTGGCTACATAGGAGATAAAAAATCACGTATCTCAGCTCTTGCTTGGGCAGCATTTTTTATGGGAGTTCCTACAGTAGGTATGGCTTTGTTACCACCATATACTATGATAGGAATCTTAGCTCCTTTATTATTAGTGGTTTTTAGAATATTACAAGGTATAGCAATTGGGGGGCAATATAGTGGTTCTGTTGTTATTCTTATAGAAGGTGAAACTACAGCCTTGGGTAAAGCTAAAGCCTCAGCAAATGTGATAGCAAGCGCCTTTGGTGGAATATTACTTGCTATAGTTAGTTTTCAGGTTATTAGTTATTTTATACCAGATGAACTTATGGCAAATGGAGGCTGGAGAATCTTATTTGCTGTAGCAATTCTTTTAGTGATTTTGTCATTCTTTATTAAACATAGTGGTGCGAAAGAGGAAAAAAGTGCACCAAAAACTCAGGTTAAGCTAACATTATTATTTTTAGAGTATAAAGCTAGTATTTTGTATATGATACTATTATGTTTTCCTGGAGCAGTTGTAGCATACTTTCAGATTACTATATTGCCTAATATTATTAAGGAAGTACTTGGTCAAACTCACACTAATGTAGCTTTACTAACTACTATAAGCTTAGCTGTGTTTATAGGATCTTGTGCTTTGGCTGCTAGGCTGACAAAGTTTTTTGCTACAAAAGCCATAATTACAGCAGGATTAGTTTTGATGCTTATTTTACCTTTGCCAATGTATGCGCTATACAAGGCAAATAGTGAGCTATTGGTATTTTTCTTTATAGTCATGGGAGTAATCTTTGGGATTTTTTATGGCAATATTATGGTAATATTTACAGACTGTTTTCCAAAAAATGTGCGCTATACAGGCTTTGCTCTGGCCTATAATATAGGGTTTGGGGTATATGGAGGCTTATTGCCATTTGTATGCTTTTACTTAGCAGGTAAGTTCTCTGATTATGCAGCTGTTGGTGTTATATGTTTAAGTGCTATAGTTGGCTTGATAACTTTATATACATTAGAACCAGAGATCTGCAAAAAAGTACCTCAAAATAAAACTAAGCTGTAA
- a CDS encoding universal stress protein, with amino-acid sequence MAYKKILLAINVYEKANVVIDSAVNFAKKNNIKQLQVISVVDCVAPFAPSIVDFQHSIERDAKEALAKIVAKISGFDVKHEILVGNPASEIVAYAEENECDLIVLGSHATHGINLLLGSVANAVLHKAKCDVLTIRVGKDKQTAIVDYKKVLVPTDLESDSCAVAAKANEIAKLYNARVDTAFVIPNDSISLMTYETAKVENAIKEFSKENDINGEKSVLIGGVSNSILEKAKEQGNDLIVVGSHRRSAIGRFFLGSTANGILHEADVDVLVVRLK; translated from the coding sequence ATGGCATATAAAAAAATACTGTTAGCAATTAATGTTTATGAGAAAGCAAATGTTGTTATTGATTCTGCAGTTAACTTTGCTAAGAAAAACAACATCAAACAGCTTCAGGTTATTTCTGTAGTTGATTGTGTGGCACCTTTTGCACCTTCTATAGTTGATTTCCAGCACTCTATAGAAAGAGATGCAAAAGAAGCGTTAGCAAAAATAGTGGCTAAAATTTCAGGGTTTGATGTTAAGCATGAAATCTTAGTAGGTAATCCAGCTTCTGAAATAGTTGCATATGCTGAGGAAAATGAATGCGATCTAATTGTTTTGGGCTCACATGCTACTCATGGTATTAACTTATTGTTAGGCTCGGTTGCTAATGCTGTATTACATAAGGCAAAATGTGATGTTTTAACAATACGAGTTGGTAAAGATAAGCAAACAGCGATTGTAGACTACAAAAAGGTATTGGTGCCTACAGATTTAGAAAGTGATTCATGTGCGGTAGCGGCAAAAGCTAATGAAATAGCTAAGCTCTATAATGCAAGAGTAGATACAGCTTTTGTTATACCAAATGACAGTATATCTCTAATGACTTATGAAACAGCAAAGGTAGAAAATGCTATAAAGGAATTTTCCAAAGAAAATGATATTAATGGAGAAAAATCTGTGTTAATTGGGGGAGTTTCTAATAGTATTTTAGAAAAAGCTAAAGAGCAAGGAAATGATCTAATTGTGGTGGGAAGCCATAGAAGAAGCGCCATTGGTAGGTTCTTTTTAGGTTCTACGGCTAATGGAATACTGCATGAAGCAGATGTTGATGTTTTAGTGGTTAGATTAAAGTAG